The genomic segment aggttttgcatattttctgaaattttggggaatttttttgctgactttttggatttttttcagacaaggaaataatattttttagtgcccataaatgaagacaacaggagggttaactagtaaacataaacacagtaaaatagcTTTTAACAGCTGTAAAGGTAATAACAGGATCAAATCACCTGTTTGAAGCCTTTTTATCTCATTAATTATTAACGTTACAGTTCATCAGGGTTTGGAATAAATAAGTTCCAACTTGATAAAACTCTGACGTCAGCATCAACAGTCCTGCTAACCCCTCATCTGCCTCTTTCCACTCACCGTTATTGAGCATGTGCAGTAGACCAGGTACCCTCCCGTAGACGACTCGGCGTTCACAGAGTCGATGGCCGCCAGGATCAGCTCTTTCTGCAGGTGAGCCGATCGTCTGATGTCGGCTTCGTCCTGTCGGGAAGCAGAGAAACTCCGTAAGAACCAAACGGCATCATCACTGCTGCCTGTACAGGTGAGCAGACACGCAGCAGCTGTTCTACCTTACTGGTCTTCACAGCCGGATCTTTGGCGATGACTCCGGTACCAGAACACGGAGCGTCCAGCAGAACTCTGTCGAAGCCGCCCATCACCTGCAGGCGGCGTTTAACAGGTGAGAAATGAAACTACACACGGATTCTGAACATTTAAGGATCATCTGAGCTGTGAATATAAAACACTTCCTACTCAAATAATCTGTAAACTCTCTAAAATAGATTGTAAATATTCAACAGATCTGCAACAAGCTCCACAAAtaacaaaccaacaccgatcgtcacatattTACTCCACCGTGTTCCCTGCTTTCATGGAAGAGACCCGTTTTCTATTTCTGAGGTTTTACAGTTAAATCGATCTTTTCTATCGTCTCTCGGTACCTTGGGGAACTGCCGGCCGTCGTAGTTGCTGACCACGGTGTTGGTGACGCCCAGACGGTGGATGTTTCCCACGACGCTCTTCAGTCTGTCGGCGTTGGCGTCGTTGGCCACGATCACTCCGGTGTTCCTCATCAGCTGAGCTGCCGGAGGAAACATCAGAAACCTTCAGGACTGAGAGTCAACTGAATCAACCAACCAGGATGTGGTTTTAGTAGTCACATTTACTAAATTTCTGCCGATTTCTGACCATGTTTCTATCATTTCTTCAGCTCTGGTTTGCAGCTGGACGGTTAAGAGCAGCTCTTCTTACCGATGTAGGTGGTTTTCCCTCCTGGAGCTGAACTCATGTCCAGAACTAACTCCCCCTCCTGAGGAGACAGAGCCATGACGGGCAGGAAGCTGGAGGCTCCCTGCAGCATGTACTGACCGGCCAGGTACTCTGGAGTCGCACCTGgacagaggaaggagaagagatGAAGGTAAAGATCTACTGGTGCTCTCAGACATACTACACACCTCCTACTAACATACTGGACACCTGTTAACAAAGCTGCATCCTATGAACAATCACACTTTTAACATTTTCCTTCAGGATTAACAAAGCTTCACCTGATGCTGAACCTCTACACGTATTTACAGACAGCTGCATGTACCTGTGGCTCTACTTTCAGAAACATTCAGCAAAGTGCAAcggggtcattccaggtgaaatgagcagatattccttgggggtgttgctgcaccatcttcaaattagtcctaaatttgcatgccattagatagtcacaaaagtactttctatgctaaattgtaggcctgtagctcaaatagtttctgagttgtgggggtctgaaattttcagaatttgggctataaaaagcctcgccagcgttttttgcatctttaagtggttatttctcagcctgtagacataccagagagctgtgagttggtaaacaaggcctctgcatgtagctagtgccccacaaacatccccaggtgtttccctacactctgcaggccgtgggggcttgctaaaaatgctaaaaattaagagacacctactcacgagtggagtttgggaccttaaaagtactagaaatactgcacagaagcgttctaacacccctgggttccattctacacaaacttgtgagataacttagcaaactggagctttctaggcacctcagtttggaaaatatgagctcccaaagttggacgagattttaaattggctatttttggtggcaaaaatctcagtgtgggacaggcaCCAGAGACCccacatttttctacaagacagttccatctgtcttctatcactgtacaaaaaagcagcagggttatatttgtagttactgagatattcttactcaaaatggcatgggtaatgtcaaaatggTTTTACCACTTAAAGacgcaaaaaacgctggcgaggctttttatagcccaaattctaaaaatttcagacccccacaactcagaaactatttgagctacaggcctacaattttgcatagaaagtacttttgtaactatactcacacgcaaaagaaacgcaagtttcttttacccaatgaaaaattaaatttggtttcccaaaacaaaaatgcatttggtactttgtggtgcatggtgtgttcttaacattttctgttgcgttttgtaaggttggtgtgaaaacggaAAACGGAAAATGAATGgtcgcaatacaccaatgcattgatgatgtggacatgattcacactttgcacgtgcaattgaatatgcacgatttatcgacaccttcagtgggtataaatttcattcaagatcataggcatttcacttgctgtttgactatgccacgcttaaaccaCATTGAGAGGAgccaagccatcggacgtctgcaagctggagagtctgtctgcttcggggaaggtcatcggtgctctgtgtggtgttgtatcgacgctggagacggtaaatggtggtgatgttgacattaaagtgacgggcaatgtctcggacagactctccagcttgcagacgtccgatggcttggttcctctcaatgtggtttaagcgtggcatagttaaacagcaagtgaaatgcctatgatcttgaatgaaatttatacccactgaaggtgtcgataaatcgtgcatattcaattgcacgtgcaacgtgtgaatcatgtccacatcatcagtgcattggtgtattgcgacgattctttttccgttttcacaccaaccttacaaaacgcaacagaaaatgttaagaacacaccatgcaccacaaagtaccaaatgcatttttgttttgggaaaccaaatttaatttttcatcgggtagaagaaacttgcgtttcttttgcaTGTGAGTCTCTATAGtgacatacaaatttaggactaatttgaagatggtgcagcaaccaccatctggtgaaaccacacggaatgacccaacgtcatttactgtttttatcgTTAATTCTCCTAAATCAGCCACCAATAGAACAACATTCAGGATTTCATGTCTTGTATTTGCACATTTCCTACTGTAATTCTAAACCACTACTACTGTTCTACTCGATAAGTTCTGGAAAGTTCACATCAGAGCAGCGCTGGCTTTATGGCTGTGAAACTCACCGATGGGCACCGAGGAGTCGTAGATGACCAAACCCACTTTGGACCATTTTCCCAGCGGATCCAGATTCACTCCTCTGTTGATCAGAGCCTGAACAAGGACAAAAGGCAGAATCAAGGCATTAGGAGAACTTATTTACATCATCACATGTGTTCCAAACTAAATACTTatctgtttttgtgacattctgTAAAGAAAACTCAGCATTTCCTTCTTCGTTTGgactttttttgggggggggctAATCTACAGAATTACTACTTTgcatgaaacacatttaaacacattaaaactgcatttttactcCAGGTCTGAGGTCTACCTGAGCCAGGtccctcctcctcgtcttcagAGTGTTGGTCCGGATGGTGACGGGTCGGTGGATCTCATTGGCTTCCAGGAAATCGACCAgctggacaccagagagagaataAAGTTTACCGACACGGACTGAGCCGGTCCGTCCTAACCATGATGAattaccagtcaaaggtttggacacattttcatgATTATTTACACTGTAGATTcttactgaaggcatcaaaactgtgaatgaacacagatggaattatgtaggaaacaaaaagtgtaaaataagtcCAAAcgtgttttagattttagattctttgctttgacattctctggatgagcttcatgaggtattTTGAAGAGTTCCTCCCTCCCTACCttccttctcttctcctttctttgattccccccttcctcccctgctcccttctttcctttcttcctcccctccttgaTTCCTTCCTTTCTCCCTCCCTGCCTTGATTCCTCTCTTCttcccttcctcccctcctgcaTTCATTTCTTCCTTCCCTCGTCCCTTtattccttcctccctccctaccttctttccttcctccccACCTTgattcctctcttcctcccctccccttCCTCTCCTGCTTCCTTCattcctccctcccttccttccttcctccattCCTCCTGTCCTACCTtaccttctttccttcctccccACCTTGATTCCTCTTTTCCTCCCCTTCCCTTCTCCCTTCCTCTCCTGCTTCCTTcattccttcctccctcccctcaTTCCTCCTTtatttccttcctccctcctttcctcccctcgttcctccttccttccttccttccttcctccctcctttaCTCCCCTCAttccttcctcttttcttttcctccttccttccttccttccttccccgTTTCCTCCCCtacttccttcctccctcccacccttccttcctccctcttttcctctcctcctcctccttccttccttccttcctccctccctcccctccttccttccttccttcctcctttacttccttcctccctcttttcctctcctcctcctccctcctttacttcctccctcccttcctctcctcctcctccctcctttacttcctccctcccttcctctcctcctcctcctcctccttccttccttcctcctttacttccttcctccctcttttcctctcctcctcctccttccttccttccttccttccttcctcccctcattcctccctccctccctttctccctcttttcctctcctccttccttccttcctcctttacttcctccctcccctccttccttccttccttcctcctttacttccttcctccctcttttcctctcctcctcctccctcctttacttcctccctcccttcctctcctcctcctcctcctccttccttccttccttcctcctttacttccttcctccctcttttcctctcctcctcctccttccttccttccttccttcctcccctcattcctccctccctccctttctccctcttttcctctcctccttccttccttcctcctttacttcctccctcccctccttccttccttccttcctcctttacttccttcctccctcttttcctctcctcctcctccctcctttacttcctccctcccttcctctcctcctcctcctccttccttccttccttccttcctcctttacttccttcctccctcttttcctctcctcctcctccttccttccttccttccttcctcccctcattcctccctccctccctttctccctcttttcctctcctccttccttccttcctcctttacttcctccctcccctccttccttccttccttccttcctcctttacttccttcctccctcttttcctctcctcctcctccctcctttacttcctccctcccttcctctcctcctcctcctcctccttccttccttccttcctccctcctttccttcctccctcccctcattcctccctccctccctttctccctcttttcctctcctccttccttccttcctcctttacttcctccctcccctccttccttccttccttcctcctttacttccttcctccctcttttcctctcctcctcctccctcctttccttcctccctcccctcattcctccctcccttccttcctccctcttttcctctcctcctcctccctcctttacttcctccctcctttccctctcctcctcctccctcctttacttcctccctcctttccttcctctcctcctcctccttccttcctccctcctttccttcctccctccctcccttccttcctggCGTCCACTAACACATTAACAGATGAACAGTGCTGCTTCAGACTGACCTCTGACAGAGGAAACAGGTCCATGAACTTCTCCATCAGGAAGCTGTTGTAGCTGTAGTAGGTGCACAGATCTTTCTTCAGCAGACCGATGTACTCGCTTCTGTCCTTCCCCGGTTCTCTCTTAGAGGAGAAGTTACACAGAACGTCGATGTTGTCTTTGATCCTCTGATGGATGGACTTCAGGTCCAGAGGAGTGACGCCTGAAACACGAGAGAGAACAAAGCTTTGATCAGAGGTTTGATGGAACATCTGCTGCTTTAACAAACGGTTCAGATTCGGTTTTAACTGCAATTTAAAGTCCTCTATGGGAATAGAACGTCTCACTTCTCAAATTTACCttctttttactcattttgtgttaattttttatCAATTTGTCTCACATCGTTTTTGAATTTCGTGTctaatttttcacattttgtgctTCACACTTTTAATTTTGTAACTATTTTTCCTCATCAtgcgtctcattttttggtattttgtgtctctgcggtCGTGTTGTCTTCACATTctagaactggaggacattttacgtcaaACCCaccaaatttcaaataatccagacactaaaacatgcagctgttgtgtaaattttcttggcctgagaccaaatctaaaaaaaacaggagagaagGATGTTTGAAACTATTTCTTAAATGACAAATAACATCACTAAATGCCTCCACTCACCCTCCATCTCGCTCTCTTCAGCTCCTGGCAGTCTGAATCTCTCTCCTTCGTCTGTGTTGGTTTGTATCGTGTCGTCCTCGTCCATCTCGGCATCTGATTTCTGCTCCTCTTCATCGTCCTCATCGTCCTCATCGTCCTCGTCGCTCTCCAGATCCAGAGCTTCTTTCAGcttcttgtctttctttgcTGCACGTTCGATGGGAAGAAgctaaaagcaaagcaaagaaTCAAAGAATGAAACtcatacataaacacacacatctggTTTAACTGCAGCTGTTTGAACACAGACAGAGAAGCTGACGGAAATGTCATCTCAGATCTCCACATCTTCGTTCTTCTTTGATCTTCTTGTGTTTCAGAAATCTACATTTGCTCTGTGTtcatctgcagctgcttttagTTCCAGTTTatctgcagtttaattctgatTCTTCATAATTCTCATTTCAGATTTATCTCATTTCAATTTCCGAACAAGTTCTGACAAATGTTTCACTTACATCTTCTCCATcactgtcttcttcttctccttcttctgctgcttcttcgTCTCCGTCATCAGCGGTTCCGTAGTCATCAAccatttcatcatcatcatcgtcctcctcctcctcctcctcctcctcctcctcttcctcttcctcatcatcctcctcctcttcctcctcttcttccaccTGCTTCTCTGctacttttccactcttcttcttcccctggtctttcttcttctgcagcagctcctgttcctcctcctcttcgtcatcctcttcctcccagCGTTCGTCGCTGTCGTCCTCGTTTTCGGGTTCGTCCACTTTGCGCTTTCTCTTCGCCGGTTTCAGCCATTTGCTGTTTTCATCGGTGAATCCTTTCAACAGAGAAAGacgtcacatttttttccagactcTTAGGATTTGTTGCCGTTTTAAAATTTCAAGAATCcacaaaattaataaaaaaacagcttctATAAACGTCAAACTACTGGAGCTGAAGTTCACCGGGAAACTCTGAATTTTGTCACAGCTGACCAAAGGAGCtcggattttttatttttgtacagaATCTGGTTATTGCAGAAGCTGTATTTGTCTAGAATAAAATGTttgaataaaatatcacaatttcagCTCAGATTTGCTTAATTTTGCCGACACAACCTCACATCACACACCATtagtttaagtcattttttaacGGATTTTAACTGAGAAATTGTGGAATTTTGGCGATcgtttaaagataaaaacaaccACGTCTTCTTAGCTGTTTCACCAAACGATGTGAATTTCTGCGAGCGCCATTAAAATAATCCTGTGTTAATC from the Acanthochromis polyacanthus isolate Apoly-LR-REF ecotype Palm Island chromosome 12, KAUST_Apoly_ChrSc, whole genome shotgun sequence genome contains:
- the nop2 gene encoding probable 28S rRNA (cytosine(4447)-C(5))-methyltransferase isoform X1, yielding MGRKLDPTNNVKRGPGKKARKQQGAETELAKFLTEEETGPKRLSSRGRKRAAKRIQKSAEVTEKQPKKGFTDENSKWLKPAKRKRKVDEPENEDDSDERWEEEDDEEEEEQELLQKKKDQGKKKSGKVAEKQVEEEEEEEEDDEEEEEEEEEEEEEEDDDDDEMVDDYGTADDGDEEAAEEGEEEDSDGEDLLPIERAAKKDKKLKEALDLESDEDDEDDEDDEEEQKSDAEMDEDDTIQTNTDEGERFRLPGAEESEMEGVTPLDLKSIHQRIKDNIDVLCNFSSKREPGKDRSEYIGLLKKDLCTYYSYNSFLMEKFMDLFPLSELVDFLEANEIHRPVTIRTNTLKTRRRDLAQALINRGVNLDPLGKWSKVGLVIYDSSVPIGATPEYLAGQYMLQGASSFLPVMALSPQEGELVLDMSSAPGGKTTYIAQLMRNTGVIVANDANADRLKSVVGNIHRLGVTNTVVSNYDGRQFPKVMGGFDRVLLDAPCSGTGVIAKDPAVKTSKDEADIRRSAHLQKELILAAIDSVNAESSTGGYLVYCTCSITVEENECVVDYALKKRNVKLVPTGLDFGTEGFTRFRERKFHPSLKLSRRFYPHSHNMDGFFVAKLKKFSNVIPTAAAGKEDDATEAPEETAALNPPEEKPTQSNKTKKTEAKEAKNSPQKTNGTANIKTKGKKDSGTGPKKAKLDGETVKESEKPAEKKTLQKTTRLEKKKGKTATKAKNRMGKNKFKKLKHMLTKHDRE
- the nop2 gene encoding probable 28S rRNA (cytosine(4447)-C(5))-methyltransferase isoform X2; protein product: MGRKLDPTNNVKRGPGKKARKQQGAETELAKFLTEEETGPKRLSSRGRKRAAKRIQKSAEVTEKQPKKGFTDENSKWLKPAKRKRKVDEPENEDDSDERWEEEDDEEEEEQELLQKKKDQGKKKSGKVAEKQVEEEEEEEEDDEEEEEEEEEEEEEEDDDDDEMVDDYGTADDGDEEAAEEGEEEDSDGEDLLPIERAAKKDKKLKEALDLESDEDDEDDEDDEEEQKSDAEMDEDDTIQTNTDEGERFRLPGAEESEMEGVTPLDLKSIHQRIKDNIDVLCNFSSKREPGKDRSEYIGLLKKDLCTYYSYNSFLMEKFMDLFPLSELVDFLEANEIHRPVTIRTNTLKTRRRDLAQALINRGVNLDPLGKWSKVGLVIYDSSVPIGATPEYLAGQYMLQGASSFLPVMALSPQEGELVLDMSSAPGGKTTYIAQLMRNTGVIVANDANADRLKSVVGNIHRLGVTNTVVSNYDGRQFPKVMGGFDRVLLDAPCSGTGVIAKDPAVKTSKDEADIRRSAHLQKELILAAIDSVNAESSTGGYLVYCTCSITVEENECVVDYALKKRNVKLVPTGLDFGTEGFTRFRERKFHPSLKLSRRFYPHSHNMDGFFVAKLKKFSNVIPTAAAGKDDATEAPEETAALNPPEEKPTQSNKTKKTEAKEAKNSPQKTNGTANIKTKGKKDSGTGPKKAKLDGETVKESEKPAEKKTLQKTTRLEKKKGKTATKAKNRMGKNKFKKLKHMLTKHDRE